A window of Desulfolucanica intricata genomic DNA:
AAAATGGTACTGCTCGCCGTCCTTGATTCTTTCCAAAAGTTCCCGGGCATTGCCCAAACCGTGAGCTGTGGCTACTTTTATAGTTTTTTCTTTTAATTTTACAGAGGCTTCTTTAACTCCATCTAAGCCCCGCACATCCTTAAACTCTACGGAGGGTAAAGTTTCCCCGGTAACCAGCTCATAGACGGTCCGCAGAGCGGCTTCCATAACACCGCCGGTTGCACCGAAGATAACCCCGGCCCCGGTAGAAATACCCAGTGGATCGTCGTAACTTTCTTCTTCCAGTGTTGTAAAGTCAATACCTGCCTCTTTGAGCATTTTACCCAGTTCCCGGGTGGTCAGCACGACATCTACATCCTGATAGCCACTGCTGTTCATTTCCGGTCTTGCGGCTTCAAATTTTTTAGCAGTACAGGGCATAATGGAAACTACAAAAATATTAGCCGGGTCAATACCTGCTTTTTGGGCATAATAGGTTTTAGCCAGAGTTCCGAACATTTGCTGAGGTGATTTGCAGGTAGACAAATGTGACAGCAGGTCAGGGTAGTAATGCTCGATATATTTAATCCAGCCAGGACTGCAGGAGGTAATAAGCGGAAGCTGCCCGCCTTCGTTCAAACGCTTGATTAACTCGCTGCCTTCTTCTATAATTGTCAAATCCGCTGTAAAGTCTGTATCAAAGATTTTATCAAAGCCCAGACGGCGCAGGGCAGCCACCATTTGCCCGGTTACCACACTGCCCGGTTCAAGGCCGAACATTTCTCCGATACTGACCCGGGTGGCCGGAGCAGTTTGTACTACCACATGCTTTTTAGTGTCAGCCAGGGCGGCCCAAACTTCCTGAGTTTGGTCTTTTTCTTGGATAGCCGCAGTAGGACAGACTAAGGCACACTGGCCGCAGTTTACACAGGCCACCTCACCAAGGGGATCCAAAAAGGCGGGAGCGATAATAGTTTCAAAACCCCGTTCCTGGGGGGAAATAGCGCTAACCTTTTGAACCTTTTCACAGACGCTGACGCAGCGCCGGCAAAGGATACATTTGCGGGGATCCCGTATCAGCGAGGGACTGGATGTGTCCGGCTCATGGTGGGGATTATCTCCGGCAAAGCGCAGTTCTTTAATACCCAGCTCTGCAGCCAACTTTTGCAGCTCACAATTGGTGCTGCGGGGGCAGATCAGGCACTCCCGGGGGTGGTTGGACATAATTAATTCCAAGTTAAGTTTCCTGGCCTGGCGCACTTCCGGGGTATTGGTTTTTACGATCATACCTTCGGCAGCAGGAGTTACACAGGATGCTTGCAGCGTACGGGCACCCTGTATCTCTACCAGGCAGATTCGGCAGGCCCCTACTTCATTAATATCTTTCAGGTAGCAAAGAGTGGGGATGCTTATGCCAATTTGTTTAGCTGCCTCTAAAACGGTGGTTCCCGCTGGTACTTGTACCTGTTGGCCGTCAATGGTTAATGTTATAAGAGACATTCTTTTCCCTCCAGTACTGCAAATCATGAAGTGAATACCGCGTTAAACTTACACTTATCTTTACAATTTCCGCACTTGATGCATTTCGTAAGATCTATTACATGGGGCTTTTTCTTTTCACCCGAAATTGCTTCGGCCGGACAGTTTTTGCTGCACAACCCGCAGCCTTTACATGCCTTGGGGTCTATATAATAGGCAACCAGGGCTTGACAGGTTCCTGCCGGACATCTTTTTTCTTTAATATGTGCTTCGTATTCATCCCGAAAATGTCTTAGAGTGCTTAAGACCGGGTTGGGAGCAGTTTGTCCCAGCCCGCACAGGGCGGAAGTCTTAATACATTGACTGAGTTCTTCCAATAATTCGATATCACCTACCTTCCCTTTGCCCTCAACAATTCGCTCTAAGATTTCCAGCATACGCTTTGTACCTATGCGGCAGGGAGCACATTTACCGCAGGATTCCTCCTGAACAAACTCCAGGAAGAACTTGGCCAGATCTACCATGCAGGTATCTTCATCTACTATAATCATACCGCCGGAACCCATGATCGTACCCAGTTTAACCAGGGAATCATAATCTACCGGGGTATCCAGATACTCTTCCGGTATACAGCCGCCAGAGGGACCTCCGGTTTGGACAGCCTTAAACCGTTTTCCGTTGGGAATGCCGCCGCCAATGTCAAAGATAATTTCTCTTAAAGGGGTGCCCATGGGTACTTCAATCAGACCGGTGTTATTAATTTTTCCGGCCAGAGCGAAGACCTTGGTGCCCTTACTGGTATTTGTTCCAATGTTGCTAAACCACTTAGGACCGTTTAAAATAATAGGGGGGATACTGGCCCAGGTTTCTACGTTATTAATTACAGTGGGTTTACCCCACAGGCCTTCCTGGGCCGGAAAAGGTGGTTTAGGCCGGGGCTCACCGCGTTTTCCTTCGATAGAAGCCAAAAGCGCAGTCTCTTCACCACACACAAATGCTCCGGCTCCCACCCTTATTTCTATATCAAAGTTAAAGCATGTGCTGAAGATGTTTTTACCTAATAAACCGTATTCCAGTGCTTTATTAATGGCCTTTTCCAGACGTTCGACAGCGAGGGGATATTCCGCCCGAACGTAGATATAACCTTTTTCCGCTCCAATGGCGTATCCGCAGATGGCCATGGCCTCCAGCACGCTGTGCGGGTCACCTTCTAAGATGCTGCGATCCATAAAGGCACCGGGGTCACCCTCGTCTGCGTTACAGACTACATATTTAGGGGCTGCGGCAGCACGGGCGGTAAATTCCCATTTCAGACCGGTAGGGAAACCGGCTCCGCCGCGACCCCTTAAACCGGAGGCCTTAATGAAATCAATAGTTTCTTGGGGGGAGTGTTTGGATAAAACTTTCCCTAAAGCTTGGTAACCGTTCCGGGCAATATATTCTTCTATTGACTCGGGATTAATTATCCCTGTATTACGCAGGGCAATTCTGGTTTGCCGCTTGAAAAAGTCCAACTGGTCAAAGGTCACAGCCTGATCGGAATTTTCGCCAGCCTGATGTAGAAGACGTCGAACCACTTTACCCTTGAGCAGGTGCTCAGTGACTATCTCTGCGGTATCTTCGGGTTTTAGTTTACGGTAAAAAACTCCGTCCGGAAAAATCATAACTACCGGGCCAAGATCACAGGGTCCCATACAACCGGTTTCCACCACTTTTACTTCGTTGCTAAGGCCATTAATGTTTATATTTTCTATTAACGCATTTTGAACTGACTTGCATTCTGAGGAGATACAGCCAGCTCCGGCACAGACAAGCACATGTGACCTGTACATATTCATACTGCGAACCTCCTACTAATCAAGAATAGTCCATTCTTTGACAACTTTACCTTCCATGAGGTGCCGGCGGACGATTTCCCGGGCTTTTTTCCGGTCTACTTTGATGTATGTAACTTTATCCGCCCCCTTTTTGATTTCCACCAGTGGTTCGTGCTGGCAGGAGCCGGTGCAGCCGGTTTGGGTTAGGGTTATGTCTTTTAAGTTTTGTTTGCTTATTTCCTCTATTAAGACCTTCATGGTCTCCCGGGCTCCGGCAGCAATTCCACAGGTACCCATACTTACATTAACGGTTATGTTGTTATTTTTTTCTCGGATTTTCATGTCGGCCTGAAGTTTTTCCCGTAAACTGTCCAGTTCTTCCAACGTTTTCAATTGTTTTTCCTCCTCTCAAGTTATTTAATTCATTATTTAAATAGTTTTGTAACCAAGTTAATACCACCGGGTTTTTGAGGGGTACTTCTCCCAGTTGGGAGCGAAGTTCCTTGGTGTCAAAGATAAAAGTATCCTGTTTATACTTGTGCCGATAAAGCAGGTCAACGTAATTTTCGGCTGTTAGCAAAAC
This region includes:
- the nuoF gene encoding NADH-quinone oxidoreductase subunit NuoF, which codes for MNMYRSHVLVCAGAGCISSECKSVQNALIENININGLSNEVKVVETGCMGPCDLGPVVMIFPDGVFYRKLKPEDTAEIVTEHLLKGKVVRRLLHQAGENSDQAVTFDQLDFFKRQTRIALRNTGIINPESIEEYIARNGYQALGKVLSKHSPQETIDFIKASGLRGRGGAGFPTGLKWEFTARAAAAPKYVVCNADEGDPGAFMDRSILEGDPHSVLEAMAICGYAIGAEKGYIYVRAEYPLAVERLEKAINKALEYGLLGKNIFSTCFNFDIEIRVGAGAFVCGEETALLASIEGKRGEPRPKPPFPAQEGLWGKPTVINNVETWASIPPIILNGPKWFSNIGTNTSKGTKVFALAGKINNTGLIEVPMGTPLREIIFDIGGGIPNGKRFKAVQTGGPSGGCIPEEYLDTPVDYDSLVKLGTIMGSGGMIIVDEDTCMVDLAKFFLEFVQEESCGKCAPCRIGTKRMLEILERIVEGKGKVGDIELLEELSQCIKTSALCGLGQTAPNPVLSTLRHFRDEYEAHIKEKRCPAGTCQALVAYYIDPKACKGCGLCSKNCPAEAISGEKKKPHVIDLTKCIKCGNCKDKCKFNAVFTS
- a CDS encoding NADH-dependent [FeFe] hydrogenase, group A6, with the translated sequence MSLITLTIDGQQVQVPAGTTVLEAAKQIGISIPTLCYLKDINEVGACRICLVEIQGARTLQASCVTPAAEGMIVKTNTPEVRQARKLNLELIMSNHPRECLICPRSTNCELQKLAAELGIKELRFAGDNPHHEPDTSSPSLIRDPRKCILCRRCVSVCEKVQKVSAISPQERGFETIIAPAFLDPLGEVACVNCGQCALVCPTAAIQEKDQTQEVWAALADTKKHVVVQTAPATRVSIGEMFGLEPGSVVTGQMVAALRRLGFDKIFDTDFTADLTIIEEGSELIKRLNEGGQLPLITSCSPGWIKYIEHYYPDLLSHLSTCKSPQQMFGTLAKTYYAQKAGIDPANIFVVSIMPCTAKKFEAARPEMNSSGYQDVDVVLTTRELGKMLKEAGIDFTTLEEESYDDPLGISTGAGVIFGATGGVMEAALRTVYELVTGETLPSVEFKDVRGLDGVKEASVKLKEKTIKVATAHGLGNARELLERIKDGEQYHFIEIMCCPGGCIGGGGQPIPTNTEIRSKRIESIYSVDQDMPLRKSHENPAVQTLYREFLGEPLGHKSHQLLHTHYNARNKY
- a CDS encoding (2Fe-2S) ferredoxin domain-containing protein yields the protein MKTLEELDSLREKLQADMKIREKNNNITVNVSMGTCGIAAGARETMKVLIEEISKQNLKDITLTQTGCTGSCQHEPLVEIKKGADKVTYIKVDRKKAREIVRRHLMEGKVVKEWTILD